From a single Nicotiana tomentosiformis chromosome 2, ASM39032v3, whole genome shotgun sequence genomic region:
- the LOC104111130 gene encoding anthocyanidin 3-O-glucosyltransferase 5-like, with protein sequence MKLFVLVGESLLVVKSAIFAKKHIPEALIVNLFCTEALLVAKEFGLPSYIYVPTTAWYTTLTDEPLKILGCKPVRSEDVVDPMLNRNDYQYSEYIRQWMEFYFSDGILMNTWEDAETGSLKEIRENEKLKAIVKSPVYPVGPLQRHKEKIRDGSNDRNFLLNRGDST encoded by the exons ATGAAACTTTTTGTGCTTGTAGGTGAAAGTTTACTTGTTGTTAAGTCTGCAATATTTGCTAAGAAGCATATCCCAGAAGCTCTCATCGTTAATCTTTTCTGCACTGAAGCCTTGCTAGTTGCAAAAGAATTTGGATTACCCAGTTATATATATGTTCCAACAACTGCATGGTATACAACTTTGACT GACGAACCGCTGAAAATCTTGGGTTGCAAACCGGTTCGATCGGAAGACGTGGTTGATCCAATGCTGAACCGGAATGATTATCAATATAGTGAGTACATTAGACAATGGATGGAGTTCTATTTTTCTGATGGGATCTTGATGAACACATGGGAAGATGCTGAGACCGGTTCACTTAAAGAGATCAGAGAAAATGAAAAACTAAAAGCAATTGTGAAGTCACCGGTTTATCCGGTTGGACCGTTACAAAGACACAAAGAGAAAATAAGAGATGGCAGTAATGATAGGAACTTTCTCCTCAACCGGGGTGACTCGACATAA